A genomic region of Arachis stenosperma cultivar V10309 chromosome 9, arast.V10309.gnm1.PFL2, whole genome shotgun sequence contains the following coding sequences:
- the LOC130949059 gene encoding uncharacterized protein LOC130949059: MRVKVLRNFKSPDMDLYDGTTDPKHHLSNFKSRMYLADTSDATCCKAFPTTLTKVAMKWFDSLPPRSVTSFDDLLRKFLMRFSIQKDKVKHASNLLVIKQEVEEPLRDYIERFNKAFLEIQDLPTEAVIMGLVNGLREGPFSQSIPKRHPISLSDVQERVEKYINMEKNARL; encoded by the coding sequence ATGAGGGTAAAAGTTTTGAGAAACtttaaaagccctgatatggacctctatgacgggACTACAGATCCAAAGCATCATTTAAGCAACtttaaaagtcggatgtacctggCCGACACTTCTGATGCTACTTGCTGTAAAGCTTTCCCGACTACCTTGACGAAAgtagcgatgaagtggttcgacagtcTTCCACCAAGGTCGGTCACTAGCTTCGACGACCTCTTGCGAAAGTTCTTGATGCGATTCTCAATCCAGAAGGACAAGGTAAAGCACGCATCGAACCTCCTGGTAATAAAACAAGAGGTCGAAGAACCTTTGAGGGACTATATAGAAAGGTTCAACAAGGCGTTcttggagattcaagacctgcccacagaggcagtaatCATGGGCCTAGTGAATGGACTCAGGGAAGGTCCCTTCTCCCAGTCCATACCGAAAAGGCACCCGATCTCCTTGagtgatgtacaggaaagagttgagaagtacatcaacatggagaaaaATGCCAGACTATGA
- the LOC130947937 gene encoding ATP-dependent Clp protease adapter protein CLPS1, chloroplastic-like: protein MEAALSSPLALSPNHVFNASNPGDRNYGFRYSRSRSVVIMSAAGAVIGKGGGVLDRPTIETTSPSRQSEFDLRKSRKTSPPYRVLLHNDNYNKREYVVQVLMKVIPGMTLDNAVNIMQEAHYNGMAVVIVCAQVDAEDHCMQLRGNGLLSSIEPADGGC from the exons ATGGAAGCTGCATTAAGCAGTCCACTTGCTCTTTCACCCAACCATGTTTTCAATGCATCTAATCCCG GAGATAGAAATTATGGGTTCAGATATAGCCGAAGTCGGAGTGTTGTAATAATGAGTGCGGCAGGGGCAGTAATAGGGAAAGGTGGCGGGGTGTTGGATAGACCAACCATAGAGACAACTTCGCCTTCTCGTCAATCTGAGTTTGATTTGAG AAAATCGCGAAAAACATCCCCACCTTACAGAGTTTTGCTGCACAATGACAACTACAACAAGCGTGAATACGTCGTGCAAGTTCTGATGAAGGTGATACCCGGAATGACATTAGACAATGCAGTTAACATCATGCAGGAAGCGCATTATAACGGCATGGCGGTGGTGATCGTGTGTGCTCAAGTGGATGCTGAAGACCACTGCATGCAATTAAGAGGAAATGGGCTCCTAAGTTCAATTGAACCAGCAGATGGTGGTTGCTGA